In a genomic window of Dermochelys coriacea isolate rDerCor1 chromosome 11, rDerCor1.pri.v4, whole genome shotgun sequence:
- the MCM6 gene encoding DNA replication licensing factor MCM6 isoform X2 produces MRISGQVVRTHPVHPELVSGTFLCLDCQTVIKDVEQQFKYTQPNICRNPVCANRRRFLLDTNKSRFVDFQKVRIQETQAELPRGSIPRSVEVILRAEAVESAQAGDKCDFTGSLIVVPDVAQLSTPGVRAETGSRVSGTEGYETEGIRGLRALGVRDLSYKLVFLACYVAPTNPRFGGKELRDEEQTAESIKNQMSVKEWEKVFEMSQDKNLYHNLCTSLFPTVHGNDEVKRGILLMLFGGVPKTTAEGTSLRGDINVCIVGDPSTAKSQFLKHIEEFSPRAVYTSGKASSAAGLTAAVVKDEESHEFVIEAGALMLADNGVCCIDEFDKMDIRDQVAIHEAMEQQTISITKAGVKATLNARTSILAAANPVGGRYDRSKSLKQNINLSAPIMSRFDLFFILVDECNEVTDYAIARRIVDLHSRIEESVDRIYSLDDIRRYLLFARQFKPKISKESEDFIVEQYKRLRQRDGSGVIKSSWRITVRQLESMIRLSEAMARMHCCDEVHPKHVKEAFRLLNKSIIRVETPDVNLDQDDEQQMEDQEAEDGVNDGADAPAGGNGLVNGISDHSEDANKDAALKASMKLGFSEYRRISNLIVLHLRKAEEEEDDSSLKKSDLINWYLKEIESEIESEEELINRKKIIERIIHRLIHYDHILIELTHTGLKGSAEGESFDEDPYLVVNPNYQLED; encoded by the exons ATGCGTATTAGTGGACAGGTGGTACGTACCCATCCAGTTCATCCAGAGCTTGTAAGTGGAACCTTCCTGTGTCTAGACTGTCAGACAGTGATAAAAGATGTGGAGCAGCAATTTAAATATACACAGCCAAACATCTGCAGAAATCCGGTCTGTGCCAATAGAAGGAGATTCCTGCTGGACACAAACAAATCAAGATTTGTTGACTTTCAAAAG GTTCGCATTCAGGAAACGCAGGCTGAACTGCCGCGGGGAAGCATTCCTCGCAGCGTAGAAGTTATCCTGCGTGCTGAAGCGGTAGAATCAGCCCAGGCTGGTGACAAGTGTGACTTCACAGGATCGCTGATTGTTGTGCCTGATGTAGCTCAGCTATCCACCCCAG GTGTGCGTGCAGAAACTGGTTCCCGTGTCAGTGGTACAGAGGGTTATGAAACTGAAGGAATCAGAGGACTTCGTGCTCTGGGTGTCAGAGATTTGTCCTATAAACTAGTCTTCCTAGCATGTTATGTTGCTCCAACAAATCCACGG TTTGGTGGGAAAGAGCTCCGAGATGAGGAACAGACTGCAGAGAGCATTAAAAACCAGATGTCTGTAAAGGAATGGGAAAAGGTGTTTGAAATGAGCCAGGATAAAAATCTTTACCACAATCTCTGTACCAGCCTCTTCCCTACTGTACATG GTAATGATGAAGTGAAACGAGGGATTCTACTGATGCTCTTTGGAGGAGTTCCTAAGACAACTGCAGAAGGCACTTCATTGCGTGGGGACATCAACGTTTGCATTGTTGGGGATCCAAGTACAGCCAAGAGTCAGTTTCTCAA ACATATAGAGGAGTTCAGTCCCCGTGCTGTGTACACCAGTGGGAAAGCCTCCAGTGCTGCTGGTCTAACAGCCGCTGTAGTGAAAGATGAGGAGTCTCATGAATTTGTCATCGAAGCAGGAGCCCTGATGTTGGCAGATAAT GGGGTTTGTTGCATTGATGAATTTGACAAAATGGATATACGAGATCAAGTTGCCATTCATGAAGCAATGGAGCAACAGACTATATCCATAACAAAAGCAGGAGTTAAG GCTACTCTGAATGCCAGGACCTCCATTTTGGCTGCAGCAAACCCAGTTGGTGGGCGTTATGACAGATCAAAATCTCTGAAACAGAACATAAATCTGTCAGCTCCCATCATGTCCAGATTTGATCTCTTCTTCATTCTTGTGGATGAATGTAATGAG GTTACGGATTATGCCATTGCCAGGCGCATAGTGGATCTGCATTCCAGAATAGAAGAATCTGTTGATCGTATCTATTCATTAGATGATATCAGAAGGTACCTGCTATTTGCAAGACAGTTTAAACCAAAG ATTTCTAAAGAGTCAGAGGACTTCATAGTTGAGCAGTATAAACGATTACGTCAACGGGATGGCTCTGGAGTTATAAAGTCATCCTGGAGAATCACAGTACGACAACTGGAGAGCATGATTCGACTGTCTGAAGCTATGGCCCGAATGCACTGTTGTGATGAG GTTCATCCAAAACATGTGAAGGAAGCATTCAGGTTATTAAACAAATCTATCATCAGAGTTGAGACTCCAGATGTCAATTTAGACCAAGATGACGAACAGCAAATGGAGGATCAGGAGGCTGAAGATGGAGTCAATG ATGGTGCAGATGCTCCAGCAGGTGGCAACGGCCTTGTGAATGGGATCAGTGACCACTCTGAGGATGCAAACAAAGATGCAGCCCTAAAAGCTTCCATGAAACTTGGCTTCTCTGAATACCGCCGAATCTCTAACCTCATTGTGCTGCACCTCAGGAAAGCAGAAGAAG AAGAGGATGATTCCTCATTAAAGAAGAGTGATCTTATTAATTGGTACTTAAAGGAAATTGAATCAGAAATAGAGTCTGAAGAAGAGCTTATAAATAGAAAGAAGATCATAGAGAGAATCATTCATCGACTTATACACTAT GACCACATTCTAATAGAACTCACCCACACTGGCCTAAAAGGCTCCGCAGAAGGAGAGAGCTTTGATGAAGACCCGTACCTGGTAGTTAACCCCAACTATCAGCTGGAAGACTAG